Proteins from a single region of Electrophorus electricus isolate fEleEle1 chromosome 5, fEleEle1.pri, whole genome shotgun sequence:
- the rab11al gene encoding RAB11a, member RAS oncogene family, like has protein sequence MTSRDEEYDYLFKVVLIGDSGVGKSNLLSRFTRNEFNLESKSTIGVEFATRSIHVEGKTIKAQIWDTAGQERYRAITSAYYRGAVGALLVYDIAKHLTYENAERWLKELQDHADSNIVIMLVGNKSDLRHLRAVPTDEAKAFAEKHGLSFLETSALDSSNVELAFQTILTAIYRIVSQRQISGRGDADFSPNSNVVPITVQPTQSSAKQNACCQNN, from the exons ATGACGAGTAGAGATGAAGAGTATGACTATCTTTTCAAAG TGGTGCTGATTGGAGACTCCGGTGTTGGGAAGAGCAACCTGCTGTCCCGCTTCACACGCAATGAGTTCAATCTGGAAAGCAAGAGCACCATTGGTGTTGAGTTCGCCACTCGCAGCATCCATGTGGAGGGCAAGACCATCAAAGCCCAGATTTGGGACACAGCAGGCCAGGAGCGGTACCGTGCCATCACCTCAGC GTACTATCGCGGTGCTGTGGGTGCTCTCCTGGTTTACGACATTGCAAAGCATTTGACATATGAGAATGCTGAACGCTGGCTGAAGGAGCTGCAGGACCATGCTGACAGCAACATCGTCATCATGCTGGTTGGCAACAAAAGTGACCTGCGCCATCTAAGGGCTGTGCCTACAGACGAAGCCAAGGCATTCGCAG AGAAGCATGGGCTTTCGTTCCTCGAGACCTCTGCTTTGGACTCCTCTAATGTAGAGCTGGCCTTCCAGACTATTCTCACAG CAATCTACCGCATTGTTTCACAAAGGCAAATCTCAGGGCGTGGCGATGCTGATTTCTCCCCCAACTCCAACGTAGTGCCCATCACGGTGCAGCCGACCCAGAGCTCTGCCAAGCAGAATGCCTGCTGCCAGAACAACtga
- the mex3a gene encoding RNA-binding protein MEX3A, which produces MPSLLVLAGIMDKNGGYGGDLAGSGFGTESLLAPPDEEEDDSRALRVALGQLSLLGLGEGEDGSGAPATGVQDRSNNNNNHHGHANSVGGGGGGGDTGILQGKSKLCALYESTSAETKGRGSNITECVPVPSSEHVAEIVGRQGCKIKALRAKTNTYIKTPVRGEEPVFLITGRKEDVALARREIISAAEHFSMLRASRNKLGVSFNGSPPTLLPGQTTIQVRVPYRVVGLVVGPKGSTIKRIQQQTCTYIVTPSRDRDPVFEITGSPGNAERAREEIEAHIAFRTGGLHDHNNENDCLGPESGNGGLESRLQQVWGLQGGQRKPLTSSYRQNFSDAMVGGSGGGGGGGGGGGGGSSGIYSKGDFPNSGDKPCSYFGSEGSQGWGDPDYPKQVAYYVQQRSKSFGGLPLPLSRPSPGLPEPCGTGGGSTGIGSPHAQARRAHSEPTSASAPFAGRLPVPDSPPAAVRDCMTCFESKVTAALVPCGHNLFCMECAIRICELNHPECPVCHTLVTQAIRIFS; this is translated from the exons ATGCCTAGCCTGCTGGTTCTAGCAGGGATCATGGACAAAAATGGGGGCTACGGCGGGGATCTGGCCGGCTCCGGCTTCGGTACCGAGAGTCTCCTGGCGCCACCCGACGAGGAGGAAGACGACTCCCGTGCCCTTAGAGTCGCACTGGGCCAGCTCTCTCTGTTGGGTCTCGGGGAAGGCGAGGACGGCAGTGGGGCTCCTGCCACTGGAGTTCAGGACCGGagtaacaataacaacaaccaTCACGGCCACGCGAACAGCGTCGGGGGAGGAGGCGGCGGAGGAGACACTGGTATCTTACAAGGGAAGAGCAAGTTATGTGCCCTGTACGAAAGCACCTCAGCTGAAACGAAAGGACGGGGCAGCAACATCACCGAGTGCGTCCCCGTGCCAAGCTCTGAACATGTGGCGGAAATAGTGGGCAGGCAAG GTTGCAAAATCAAAGCCTTACGGGCGAAGACCAACACCTATATCAAGACCCCAGTCCGGGGTGAAGAGCCCGTCTTCCTCATCACTGGCCGCAAGGAAGACGTGGCGTTGGCTCGGCGTGAGATCATCTCCGCAGCTGAGCACTTCTCCATGCTGCGGGCCTCCAGGAACAAATTGGGGGTCTCCTTCAATGGTTCACCACCGACTCTGCTGCCAGGCCAGACCACCATTCAGGTCCGGGTGCCCTACCGGGTCGTGGGCCTTGTGGTGGGCCCCAAAGGCTCCACCATCAAGCGCATCCAGCAGCAGACCTGCACATACATTGTCACGCCAAGCCGGGACCGGGACCCTGTCTTCGAGATCACAGGCTCCCCGGGGAATGCTGAGCGGGCACGTGAGGAGATCGAGGCTCACATCGCCTTCCGCACAGGTGGGCTACATGACCACAACAATGAGAATGACTGCCTGGGCCCAGAGAGTGGCAACGGGGGTCTGGAGTCTCGCCTGCAGCAGGTGTGGGGGCTACAGGGGGGCCAGCGCAAGCCACTCACCAGCAGCTATCGCCAGAATTTTTCTGACGCCATGGTTGGaggcagtgggggtgggggtggaggtggaggagggggcggTGGTGGAAGCAGTGGGATTTACAGTAAGGGTGATTTCCCCAATAGCGGGGACAAGCCATGCTCTTATTTCGGTTCTGAGGGCTCCCAGGGCTGGGGTGACCCCGACTACCCCAAACAGGTGGCCTACTATGTCCAGCAGCGCTCCAAGAGTTTTGGGGGCCTACCTCTGCCTCTGAGCAGGCCGTCGCCTGGCCTTCCGGAACCCTGCGGAACCGGCGGTGGGTCCACGGGCATCGGGTCCCCCCACGCCCAGGCACGACGCGCCCACAGCGAGCCCACTTCTGCCTCGGCACCGTTCGCTGGCCGCCTCCCAGTGCCGGACTCTCCACCTGCTGCAGTCCGGGACTGCATGACCTGCTTTGAGAGCAAGGTGACAGCCGCTCTGGTCCCCTGTGGCCACAACCTCTTCTGCATGGAGTGTGCCATCCGAATCTGTGAGCTAAACCATCCTGAATGCCCTGTTTGCCACACCCTTGTTACACAGGCTATCCGAATCTTCTCTTAA